In one Pseudomonas sp. MM211 genomic region, the following are encoded:
- a CDS encoding flavodoxin, which yields MKVAILSGSVYGTAEEVARHAEGLLKQAGFDAWHNPRASLEDVLAFGPEAFLVVTSTTGMGELPDNLQPLYFAIRDRLPAWSALPGGVIALGDSSYGDTYCGGGEQVRELYGELGVREVLPMLRVDASESVTPEQDAEPWLAEFTEALRG from the coding sequence ATGAAAGTCGCGATTCTGTCCGGGTCGGTTTATGGCACCGCTGAAGAGGTGGCCCGGCACGCTGAAGGTCTGCTGAAGCAGGCCGGTTTCGACGCCTGGCACAACCCGCGGGCGAGCCTGGAGGATGTTCTGGCATTCGGCCCAGAGGCCTTTCTGGTAGTGACCTCGACCACCGGCATGGGCGAGTTGCCAGATAATCTACAGCCGCTGTACTTCGCGATCCGCGACAGGTTGCCTGCGTGGAGTGCTCTGCCTGGTGGCGTGATCGCTCTGGGCGATTCGAGCTATGGCGACACCTATTGCGGCGGTGGCGAGCAGGTGCGCGAGCTGTATGGCGAATTGGGCGTCCGCGAAGTGCTGCCCATGTTGCGTGTGGATGCCAGCGAAAGCGTCACTCCAGAACAGGATGCCGAACCCTGGCTCGCGGAGTTCACCGAGGCGCTACGCGGGTAA
- a CDS encoding sigma-54-dependent transcriptional regulator, with protein MRIHVTFIDRVGITQEVLALLGGRNLNLDAVEMVPPNVYIDAPTLSAAVLDELREALFKVRGVQAVTVVDILPGQRRRLQLDALLAAMSDPVLAVDGDGRVLLANPALISLCGREPEGAALGELFAETDLQQALLDQHFRLPLREVTLNGQALLLEATPISETVETGQLAGALLTLYEPSRIGARLAALHHDHAEGFDSLLGDSLPIRTLKARAQRVATLDAPLLIHGETGTGKELVARACHALSTRHSASFLALNCAALPESLAESELFGYAPGAFTGAQRGGKPGLLELANHGTVFLDEIGEMSPYLQAKLLRFLSDGTFRRVGGDREERVDVRIISATHRNLERMVNEGEFREDLFYRLNVLNLQVPPLRERGQDILLLARHFMQHACAQIQRTQCRLTPDTYAALLSNRWPGNVRQLQNVIFRAAAICDSNLVQIGDLDIAGTAVAQQIGGEVGSLEAAVAAFEKDLLEKLYASHPSTRQLAARLNTSHSAIATRLRKYGIKGNR; from the coding sequence ATGCGCATTCACGTCACCTTCATCGATCGCGTCGGTATCACTCAGGAAGTGCTCGCCCTGCTGGGTGGCCGTAACCTCAATCTCGACGCTGTGGAAATGGTGCCGCCCAACGTCTACATCGACGCACCGACCCTGAGCGCAGCTGTGCTCGATGAGCTGCGCGAAGCGCTGTTCAAGGTGCGTGGGGTGCAAGCGGTGACCGTGGTGGACATTCTTCCCGGGCAACGCCGCCGGTTGCAGCTCGATGCATTGCTGGCAGCGATGAGCGATCCGGTACTAGCGGTCGATGGTGACGGCCGCGTATTGCTGGCCAACCCGGCGCTGATCAGCCTGTGCGGTCGAGAACCCGAAGGCGCAGCGCTGGGTGAGCTGTTCGCCGAGACGGATCTGCAACAGGCACTGCTCGATCAGCATTTCCGCCTGCCACTGCGTGAGGTGACACTGAACGGCCAGGCGCTGCTGCTGGAGGCCACGCCCATCAGCGAAACCGTCGAGACCGGGCAACTGGCCGGCGCCCTGCTGACCCTTTACGAACCCAGCCGTATAGGTGCTCGCTTGGCAGCGCTGCACCATGATCACGCCGAGGGCTTCGATTCGTTGCTTGGCGATTCACTGCCAATCCGTACCCTCAAGGCCCGCGCTCAGCGAGTCGCAACGCTGGACGCGCCTTTGCTGATCCACGGTGAAACCGGCACCGGCAAAGAATTGGTGGCGCGCGCCTGCCACGCCCTCAGCACGCGTCACAGTGCATCGTTTCTTGCCCTGAACTGCGCCGCCCTGCCAGAAAGCCTCGCCGAGAGCGAGCTGTTCGGCTATGCACCCGGCGCGTTTACCGGCGCACAACGCGGTGGCAAGCCGGGCCTACTGGAACTGGCCAACCACGGCACGGTATTTCTCGATGAGATCGGTGAGATGTCGCCGTACCTGCAGGCCAAGCTGCTGCGTTTTCTTAGCGACGGCACCTTTCGCAGGGTCGGCGGAGATCGCGAGGAGCGGGTCGATGTGCGCATCATCAGCGCCACGCACCGCAATCTGGAGCGGATGGTCAATGAAGGAGAATTTCGCGAGGACTTGTTCTATCGCCTGAACGTGCTCAACCTGCAGGTGCCGCCGCTGCGCGAGCGAGGTCAGGACATCCTGCTGCTGGCCCGACATTTCATGCAGCACGCTTGCGCGCAAATTCAGCGCACTCAATGCCGGCTGACGCCTGATACCTACGCTGCCCTATTGAGCAATCGCTGGCCAGGTAACGTGCGGCAGTTGCAGAACGTGATTTTCCGCGCCGCGGCGATCTGCGACAGCAATCTGGTGCAGATTGGTGATCTGGATATCGCTGGCACCGCCGTCGCTCAGCAAATCGGAGGGGAAGTCGGCAGCCTGGAGGCCGCGGTTGCAGCTTTCGAGAAGGACTTGCTGGAAAAACTCTACGCCAGTCATCCATCTACTCGGCAACTGGCTGCGCGCTTGAACACCTCGCACAGCGCCATTGCTACGCGGCTACGCAAATACGGCATCAAGGGCAATCGTTAG
- the mdcA gene encoding malonate decarboxylase subunit alpha encodes MTTTIAPPPQWSRRRAEKARRLDQVRTLADGVVLPSDKIVAALEALIAPGDRVVLEGNNQKQADFLSRSLAQVDPSRLHDLHMIMPSVSRAEHLDLFERGIARKLDFSFAGPQSLRISQLLEDGLLEVGAIHTYIELYSRLLVDLIPNVALLAGFQADRHGNIYTGPSTEDTPALVEPTAFSDGIVIFQVNEIVDELPRVDIPASWVDFVVVADKPFYIEPLFTRDPRHIKPVHVLMAMMAIRGIYEKHNVQSLNHGIGFNTAAIELILPTYGESLGLKGKICRNWTLNPHPTLIPAIETGWVESVHCFGTELGMEGYIAQRPDVFFTGRDGSMRSNRLMCQLAGQYAVDLFIGATLQVDGDGHSSTVTRGRLAGFGGAPNMGHDPRGRRHSTPAWLDMRPAQSDAPLLERGKKLVVQMVETFQEGGKPTFVETLDAVGVAQKAGMPLAPIMIYGDDVTHLLTEEGIAYLYKARSLEERQAMIAAVAGVTSIGLRHNPKDTERMRREGLIALPEDLGIRRADASRELLAAKSIAELVEWSGGLYNPPAKFRSW; translated from the coding sequence ATGACAACTACAATCGCCCCACCCCCGCAATGGTCGCGTCGCCGCGCCGAGAAGGCCCGACGTCTCGATCAGGTGCGCACACTCGCCGATGGCGTGGTGCTGCCCAGCGACAAGATCGTCGCGGCCCTTGAAGCGTTGATTGCTCCCGGCGACCGGGTAGTGCTCGAAGGCAACAACCAGAAGCAGGCGGATTTCCTTTCTCGCTCGCTGGCTCAGGTCGACCCCAGCCGCCTGCACGACCTGCACATGATCATGCCCAGCGTCAGCCGTGCCGAGCACCTCGATCTGTTCGAGCGTGGCATCGCCCGCAAACTCGACTTCTCCTTTGCCGGCCCGCAGAGCCTGCGCATCAGCCAACTGCTCGAAGATGGGTTACTCGAAGTAGGCGCCATTCATACCTACATCGAGCTGTACTCGCGGCTGCTGGTTGACCTGATTCCCAATGTTGCCCTGCTTGCTGGTTTCCAGGCCGATCGCCACGGCAACATCTATACCGGGCCGAGCACCGAAGACACGCCGGCGCTGGTCGAACCCACCGCCTTTAGCGACGGCATCGTCATCTTTCAGGTCAACGAGATCGTCGACGAGTTGCCGCGTGTGGACATTCCCGCATCCTGGGTGGACTTCGTGGTAGTGGCGGACAAGCCGTTTTACATCGAGCCGCTGTTCACCCGTGATCCGCGCCATATCAAGCCCGTGCATGTGTTGATGGCGATGATGGCGATCCGCGGCATCTACGAGAAGCACAACGTGCAGTCGCTCAACCATGGCATCGGCTTCAATACCGCCGCCATCGAACTTATCCTGCCGACCTACGGCGAGTCCCTCGGCTTGAAGGGCAAGATTTGCCGCAACTGGACACTCAATCCGCATCCGACGTTGATCCCGGCCATCGAGACCGGCTGGGTCGAAAGCGTGCACTGCTTCGGTACCGAGCTGGGCATGGAGGGCTACATCGCCCAGCGTCCGGACGTGTTCTTCACCGGCCGCGACGGCTCCATGCGTTCCAACCGGCTGATGTGCCAGTTGGCCGGACAGTACGCCGTCGACCTGTTTATCGGTGCGACGCTGCAGGTCGATGGTGATGGTCATTCCTCCACCGTGACCCGCGGTCGCCTGGCCGGTTTTGGCGGTGCGCCGAACATGGGCCATGACCCGCGTGGGCGCCGTCACAGCACACCCGCCTGGCTGGACATGCGCCCTGCGCAGAGCGATGCGCCATTGTTGGAGCGTGGCAAGAAGCTGGTCGTGCAGATGGTCGAGACCTTTCAGGAGGGCGGCAAGCCGACCTTCGTGGAAACCCTCGATGCCGTCGGCGTAGCGCAGAAGGCTGGTATGCCGCTGGCGCCGATCATGATCTACGGCGACGACGTCACCCACTTGCTGACCGAGGAAGGCATCGCCTACCTGTACAAGGCGCGATCGCTGGAGGAGCGCCAGGCGATGATTGCTGCGGTCGCCGGCGTCACCAGCATCGGCCTGCGTCACAACCCGAAAGATACCGAGCGTATGCGCCGCGAGGGACTGATCGCCCTGCCGGAAGACCTCGGCATCCGCCGCGCTGACGCCAGCCGTGAACTGCTGGCGGCCAAGAGCATTGCCGAACTGGTCGAGTGGTCCGGCGGCCTCTACAACCCTCCCGCCAAATTCAGGAGCTGGTGA
- a CDS encoding triphosphoribosyl-dephospho-CoA synthase, with amino-acid sequence MSAIHSKQPQLSLGEYLADLAVDALIDEADLSPKPGLVDKRGSGAHHDLHLGLMHASALALWPCFKAMAEAALAEGEINQTLREALGRIGREGEQEMLRVTAGVNTHRGAIWALGLLCAGAALDSRQLAASSVVVRAARIALLDDRALPVSDDSHGTQVCRLYGVHGAREEAQLAFPSVIHHALPQLTSSRAAGAGEQNARLDALLAIMSQLADTCVLYRAGLEGLRCMQNGARAVLDAGGVASLAGRRRLRELEGEMLRLRASPGGAADLLAASLFLDRLQRGLPAQIGSL; translated from the coding sequence ATGAGCGCTATCCATTCCAAGCAGCCGCAGCTTTCGCTCGGCGAGTATCTCGCGGATCTGGCGGTAGACGCCCTGATCGACGAAGCCGACCTGTCGCCCAAACCGGGGCTGGTCGACAAGCGCGGCAGTGGGGCCCACCACGATCTGCATCTGGGCCTGATGCACGCCTCGGCATTGGCGCTATGGCCCTGCTTCAAGGCGATGGCGGAGGCCGCGCTGGCCGAAGGCGAAATCAATCAGACGCTACGCGAGGCGCTTGGCCGCATAGGCCGCGAAGGTGAGCAGGAAATGCTGCGCGTCACCGCTGGCGTCAACACCCATCGTGGCGCTATCTGGGCGCTGGGCTTGCTGTGTGCTGGCGCTGCGTTGGATAGCCGGCAGCTGGCCGCCAGCTCTGTGGTGGTGCGTGCTGCCCGTATCGCATTGCTCGACGACCGAGCATTGCCGGTCAGCGACGACAGCCACGGTACCCAGGTTTGCCGGCTCTATGGTGTTCATGGTGCTCGGGAGGAGGCGCAACTGGCTTTCCCATCGGTCATCCATCATGCATTGCCACAGCTGACCAGCAGCCGCGCTGCTGGCGCTGGCGAGCAGAACGCCCGGCTGGATGCCTTGCTGGCGATCATGAGTCAGCTGGCCGACACCTGTGTGCTCTACCGCGCGGGCCTCGAGGGCCTGCGCTGCATGCAGAACGGTGCCCGCGCCGTGCTCGATGCCGGTGGCGTTGCCAGCCTGGCCGGGCGCCGCCGCCTGCGTGAGCTGGAAGGCGAGATGTTGCGGCTACGTGCCTCGCCAGGCGGCGCGGCGGATTTGCTCGCTGCGTCCTTGTTTCTCGACCGCCTGCAGCGTGGTCTGCCGGCTCAGATTGGGAGTCTCTGA
- a CDS encoding malonate decarboxylase subunit delta — METLSFQFPAGAPARNRALVGCVGSGDLEVLLEPGADGTLAIQVVTSVNGSAPRWQQLFERMFREQLLPAMNIEIHDFGATPGVVRLRLEQGFEELNHD, encoded by the coding sequence ATGGAAACCCTGTCCTTCCAATTCCCCGCCGGGGCGCCGGCCCGTAACCGCGCACTGGTCGGCTGTGTCGGCTCTGGCGATCTCGAGGTACTGCTGGAACCCGGTGCCGACGGCACCCTGGCGATTCAGGTGGTGACCTCGGTAAACGGTAGTGCGCCGCGCTGGCAGCAGCTGTTCGAGCGCATGTTCCGTGAGCAGCTGCTGCCGGCCATGAATATCGAAATTCACGACTTTGGTGCCACGCCCGGCGTAGTGCGTTTGCGGCTGGAGCAAGGTTTCGAGGAGCTGAACCATGACTGA
- a CDS encoding biotin-independent malonate decarboxylase subunit beta, with translation MTDATIQRLLEQRSFTELGARQRARALLDAGSFRELVDPFARVVSPWLPLQGIVPQADDGVVVAKGLIDAQPAVVIAIEGAFQGGSLGEVGGAKIAGALELAAQDNRDGTPTRAVLLLETGGVRLQEANLGLAAIAEIQAAIVDLRQYQPVIGLVAGPVGCFGGMSIAAGLCSYLLVTREARLGLNGPQVIEQEAGIDEYDSRDRPFIWSLTGGEQRYASALVDRYVADDVEPIRHAVIELLRQGKPALERSRRHAWFLERLQRVDTSIQADAAAVRSAFQGEQP, from the coding sequence ATGACTGACGCCACGATCCAACGGTTGCTCGAGCAGCGCAGCTTCACCGAGCTCGGTGCACGCCAGCGGGCTCGCGCGCTGCTCGATGCGGGCAGTTTTCGCGAACTGGTCGATCCGTTCGCCAGGGTGGTCTCGCCGTGGCTGCCCCTGCAGGGCATCGTGCCCCAGGCCGATGACGGTGTGGTGGTTGCGAAGGGGCTGATCGACGCGCAGCCAGCGGTGGTCATCGCCATCGAAGGTGCCTTTCAGGGTGGCAGTCTGGGCGAGGTGGGCGGGGCCAAGATTGCCGGCGCTCTGGAGTTGGCCGCGCAGGACAACCGTGACGGTACGCCGACCCGCGCCGTATTGCTGCTGGAAACTGGCGGTGTACGCCTGCAGGAGGCCAACCTCGGCCTGGCGGCGATTGCCGAGATCCAGGCGGCGATCGTCGATCTGCGCCAGTACCAGCCGGTGATCGGCCTGGTGGCCGGCCCGGTCGGCTGCTTTGGCGGCATGTCGATCGCCGCAGGCCTGTGCAGTTATCTGCTGGTGACCCGTGAGGCTCGCCTGGGGCTCAACGGCCCGCAGGTGATCGAGCAGGAGGCGGGGATTGATGAGTACGACTCACGGGATCGCCCCTTCATCTGGAGCCTCACCGGTGGTGAACAACGCTATGCCAGCGCGTTGGTGGATCGCTATGTGGCCGACGACGTCGAGCCGATTCGCCATGCAGTGATCGAGCTGTTGCGTCAGGGCAAGCCGGCGCTTGAACGCAGCCGCCGGCATGCCTGGTTCCTCGAGCGCCTGCAGCGCGTCGATACCAGTATTCAGGCCGATGCCGCTGCAGTGCGTAGCGCCTTTCAAGGAGAACAGCCATGA
- the mdcE gene encoding biotin-independent malonate decarboxylase subunit gamma — protein sequence MSGASEQRGRSWFQVLTAGATPLEGLPASLLVADGVLGEQPVRYLAVVADGSNPFPRARNGEVGLLEGWGLAKAVDDVIQADANGSHKRALIAIVDVPSQAYGRREEAYGIHQALAAAVDSYARARLAGHAVIGLLVGKAMSGAFLAHGYQAQRLIALRDPGVMVHAMGKAAAARITLRSIEELESLAASIPPMAYDLDSYGSLGLLWETLSVENIAQPTGDDRTRVEGCLIKALADIAGGSKDLRSRLGAPNRAASSRVRELLRAEW from the coding sequence ATGAGCGGAGCAAGCGAACAACGCGGGCGTAGCTGGTTTCAGGTATTGACCGCAGGCGCTACCCCGCTGGAAGGCCTGCCGGCTTCGCTGCTAGTGGCCGACGGCGTACTTGGCGAGCAGCCGGTGCGCTACCTCGCGGTGGTAGCCGATGGCAGCAATCCGTTTCCCCGCGCCCGTAATGGTGAGGTAGGGCTGCTCGAGGGCTGGGGGCTGGCCAAGGCCGTGGATGACGTCATCCAGGCCGACGCCAATGGCTCGCACAAGCGAGCGCTGATCGCCATCGTCGATGTACCGAGCCAGGCCTATGGCCGCCGGGAGGAGGCTTACGGCATTCACCAGGCTCTGGCCGCGGCGGTCGACAGCTATGCCCGTGCCCGTTTGGCGGGGCATGCGGTGATCGGCCTGCTGGTCGGCAAGGCGATGTCCGGTGCTTTTCTGGCTCACGGTTACCAGGCGCAGCGGCTCATCGCCCTGCGCGATCCTGGCGTCATGGTGCATGCCATGGGCAAGGCGGCGGCTGCACGGATCACGCTACGCAGCATCGAGGAACTGGAAAGCCTGGCAGCCAGCATCCCGCCGATGGCCTACGACCTGGACAGCTACGGCTCCCTCGGCCTGCTCTGGGAAACCCTGTCGGTCGAGAACATCGCGCAGCCCACCGGCGACGATCGCACGCGGGTGGAGGGCTGCCTGATCAAAGCATTGGCGGATATCGCCGGTGGCAGCAAGGATCTGCGCAGTCGTCTGGGTGCGCCCAATCGAGCGGCGTCTTCACGGGTACGCGAGCTGTTACGCGCCGAGTGGTAG